A single window of Taeniopygia guttata chromosome 1, bTaeGut7.mat, whole genome shotgun sequence DNA harbors:
- the HTR1F gene encoding 5-hydroxytryptamine receptor 1F yields the protein MDLINSTEQNSTSEEPFKWATSKILISITLSVLALMTTAINSLVMTAIIVTRKLHHPANYLICSLAVTDFLVAVLVMPFSIVYIVKETWIMGQVVCDIWLSVDITCCTCSILHLSAIALDRYRAITDAVEYARKRTPKHAGIMIAVVWIISIFISMPPLFWRHQTTSREDECIIKHDHIVFTIYSTFGAFYIPLALILILYYKIYKAAKTFHRRSVSRIVREEGVNGQVLLDAGERSTKSASMPSTTEKTSDPLVSSDKINITLRSPRSESKHEKSWKKQRISSTRERKAATTLGLILGAFVICWLPFFVKEVVVNTCETCHISEDMSNFLAWLGYINSLINPLIYTIFNEDFKKAFQKLVRCGQYL from the coding sequence ATGGATTTAATAAACTCAACTGAACAAAACAGTACATCAGAAGAACCTTTCAAATGGGCAACATCCAAGATTCTCATTTCCATTACCCTGTCTGTGCTTGCTCTAATGACAACGGCCATCAATTCTCTCGTGATGACTGCAATAATTGTGACAAGAAAGCTCCACCACCCCGCCAACTATCTAATCTGCTCTCTTGCAGTGACTGACTTCCTTGTGGCAGTCCTGGTGATGCCCTTCAGCATTGTCTACATCGTAAAGGAGACCTGGATCATGGGGCAGGTGGTGTGTGACATTTGGCTGAGCGTGGACATCACATGCTGCACTTGTTCCATCTTGCACCTCTCCGCCATTGCTTTGGACCGGTACAGAGCGATCACGGATGCTGTGGAATATGCCCGGAAAAGGACACCAAAGCACGCTGGCATCATGATAGCAGTTGTATGGATCATATCCATTTTTATCTCCATGCCACCTTTGTTTTGGAGGCACCAGACAACTAGCAGGGAGGATGAATGCATCATCAAACATGACCACATAGTTTTCACCATTTACTCCACATTTGGCGCCTTCTACATCCCACTGGCCTTGATCCTGATCCTTTACTACAAGATCTACAAAGCAGCAAAGACATTTCACAGGAGAAGCGTCAGCCGGATCgtgagggaggagggggtgaaTGGACAAGTCCTTTTGGACGCGGGTGAAAGAAGCACCAAATCAGCTTCAATGCCCAGCACAACAGAGAAAACCTCAGATCCCCTGGTGAGCTCTGATAAAATCAACATCACCCTACGAAGTCCCAGGTCTGAATCCAAGCATGAGAAGTCCTGGAAAAAACAGAGAATCTCCAGCACGAGAGAGCGAAAGGCAGCAACAACGCTGGGTTTGATCTTGGGGGCATTTGTGATCTGCTGGCTCCCGTTTTTTGTAAAAGAAGTAGTTGTTAACACCTGTGAAACATGTCACATCTCAGAAGACATGTCTAATTTCCTAGCATGGCTGGGATATATAAACTCCCTTATTAACCCTTTAATCTACACAATCTTTAATGAAGATTTCAAGAAAGCCTTCCAGAAGCTTGTACGGTGTGGGCAATACCTTTAA